TCGCTCAGGAGTTCACCGGCATGATCATTGCTCAGCGCGGATTCCAGGCGAACGCCAGAGTGATTACGACATCCGATAGCATGCTCGATGAACTTGTGAACCTTAAGAGGTAATGATGATAAAGGTCACCCGCTTAAATGACACGCAACTCGTAATCAACGCGGATCTTATCGAATTCGTGGAAGCGATTCCCGACACGATCATTAGTCTGACAACAGGCAAGAAGATCATGGTCAAGGAGTCGATTGACGATGTGATAGAGCGTGTCGCAAGCTTCAGGAGGCTCTCCAGCGGCTTTATCGCCTCTGGGGAACCTCAGGAGCGTAGCTAGGAGCAGATATGCCGGAAGTTAAAGAAGCAGATCAGGCGGTAAAGAATCCGGAAGATGTCAAAGCCGGAGCATCTGCCGGACGTACGACGCAGCTCTTCGTCAAAATAGCGGTGATTGCCGTTGTGGCGATTGTTGCTGTTCTATCAGGTTACATCGTTACTGCCAAGGTTCTCAAACCGATGTTGGCACATGATCCATCGGCTGCATCAGAAGAGGTGGC
The genomic region above belongs to Candidatus Zixiibacteriota bacterium and contains:
- a CDS encoding flagellar FlbD family protein, translated to MIKVTRLNDTQLVINADLIEFVEAIPDTIISLTTGKKIMVKESIDDVIERVASFRRLSSGFIASGEPQERS